One window of the bacterium genome contains the following:
- a CDS encoding glycosyltransferase family 2 protein codes for MNDLISVIIPAYNHEKFVEYTINSIILQSFKNIELIIINDGSTDSTNDKITNLADKCKERFVRYEHFNRENLGYIKTLNQLIETANGKYIYLIASDDIAKPDALETLYNFIKNKPKYGMVVGNNEIIDENNQVVYWDKQRNIVKTLEEAEYKNFVEFLKNDRPDIDFNSNNFGSYKSLTRGNYIPNGYIMRKEAIIKAGGYKENTLDDWYLNLQIAKHYKIKFINKVLFSYRWHSTNTMKNTEFIDKLVKNVQKEINEEKNLYQNTVRFKIISSLIKMLFIFIPSKKIRNQIRLQYL; via the coding sequence ATGAATGATTTGATTTCAGTAATTATACCAGCTTATAATCACGAAAAGTTTGTTGAATATACTATTAATTCAATAATCTTACAATCTTTTAAAAATATTGAACTAATTATAATTAATGATGGTTCAACAGACAGTACAAATGATAAAATTACAAATCTTGCTGATAAATGTAAAGAAAGGTTTGTTAGATATGAGCATTTCAATAGAGAGAATTTGGGTTATATTAAAACATTAAATCAATTAATAGAAACAGCAAACGGCAAATACATATATTTAATTGCCTCTGATGACATAGCAAAACCTGATGCTCTAGAAACTTTATATAATTTTATTAAAAATAAACCTAAATATGGAATGGTTGTCGGAAACAATGAAATAATCGATGAAAACAATCAAGTTGTGTATTGGGATAAGCAAAGAAATATAGTGAAGACTTTAGAAGAAGCTGAATACAAAAATTTTGTCGAATTTTTAAAGAATGATCGTCCTGATATTGATTTTAATTCCAATAACTTTGGTTCATATAAAAGTCTAACTAGAGGTAATTATATTCCTAACGGTTATATAATGAGAAAAGAAGCTATAATCAAAGCAGGAGGATATAAAGAAAATACTCTTGATGACTGGTATCTGAATTTGCAAATAGCAAAACACTATAAAATAAAATTTATCAATAAAGTTCTATTTTCCTATCGTTGGCATTCAACTAATACAATGAAAAATACAGAATTTATTGATAAATTAGTTAAAAATGTTCAAAAAGAGATCAACGAAGAGAAAAATTTGTACCAAAATACAGTAAGGTTTAAAATTATTTCTTCATTGATTAAGATGTTATTTATTTTTATTCCTTCAAAAAAAATTAGGAATCAAATTAGGTTGCAATACTTATAA
- a CDS encoding DegT/DnrJ/EryC1/StrS family aminotransferase: MIKFLDLHKINAQYRKEIDEAISNVIDSGWYILGKSVESFEKEFANYCGTKHCIGVANGLDALTLIIKAYGFHEGDEIIVPANTYIASILSISQNNLIPVLVEPDIETYNINPELIEKNITKRTKAIMAVHLYGQCAQMDRINEIAKKYNLKVIEDSAQAHGAIYQGKRSGNLSDASGFSFYPGKNLGCLGDGGAITTDDDILAEKLRALRNYGSHKKYENLYKGINSRLDEIQAAILNVKLRYLDKDNQKRREIAEFYLQNITNSKIILPIVQYKESNVWHLFVVRTENRSKFKQYLLDNGIETMIHYPISPHKQLAYAELNKESFPVTEKIHNEIISLPISSVMNKTETLKIVEAINNYE; this comes from the coding sequence TTGATTAAATTTTTAGATTTACATAAAATAAATGCACAATATAGAAAAGAAATTGACGAAGCTATTAGTAACGTCATCGATTCAGGATGGTATATTTTAGGTAAATCAGTTGAGTCTTTTGAAAAAGAATTTGCGAACTATTGCGGTACAAAGCATTGCATAGGTGTTGCAAACGGACTGGATGCCCTGACATTGATTATAAAAGCATATGGATTTCACGAGGGTGACGAAATAATCGTTCCTGCAAATACATATATAGCTTCAATTTTATCAATATCACAAAATAACCTTATTCCTGTTTTGGTTGAGCCTGATATTGAAACTTATAATATTAATCCTGAATTAATTGAAAAAAATATTACAAAGCGAACTAAAGCCATTATGGCAGTTCATCTTTACGGTCAGTGTGCTCAAATGGACAGAATTAATGAGATTGCTAAAAAGTATAATTTAAAAGTTATAGAAGATTCTGCACAAGCACATGGGGCGATTTATCAAGGTAAAAGATCAGGTAATCTCTCGGATGCTTCAGGATTTAGTTTTTATCCCGGAAAAAATCTTGGCTGCTTGGGAGATGGAGGAGCTATAACCACTGATGATGATATTTTGGCGGAGAAGTTAAGAGCATTAAGAAACTATGGATCACATAAAAAATATGAAAATCTTTATAAAGGCATTAATTCAAGACTTGATGAAATACAGGCTGCAATTTTAAATGTAAAATTAAGATACTTAGATAAAGATAATCAAAAAAGAAGAGAAATTGCTGAATTTTATCTACAAAATATTACTAATTCAAAAATAATTTTACCAATAGTCCAATATAAAGAATCAAATGTTTGGCATTTATTTGTTGTAAGGACAGAAAATAGATCTAAATTTAAGCAATATTTGTTAGATAATGGTATTGAGACTATGATTCATTACCCTATATCGCCTCATAAACAATTGGCATATGCTGAATTGAACAAAGAATCCTTTCCTGTAACTGAAAAAATTCATAATGAAATTATAAGCTTGCCAATAAGTTCTGTTATGAATAAAACTGAAACTCTTAAAATTGTTGAGGCAATTAATAACTATGAATGA
- a CDS encoding alpha-1,2-fucosyltransferase encodes MIIIEIYGGLGNQFFQYSFAKNFAIKNNLELKIDCLTNYNNETSILEFGLKYFNIDDKLATIDDIRKVKYNNPNIFNKIKYKLRNKELPGKAYKISPHCFHEDPDNNNLIEYFDNLKIKKQAYISGFFQSQKYFIEIADIIKQNLILKDSAAGANLEMLNRIKSSNSISLHIRRTDYLNKETLYLWGNICTDEYYKNAIKYISQKVDNPTFFVFSDDIEYCKNNINPGFETVFVDINNDITAHEDMRLMSNCKHNIIANSTFSWWGTWLNSNPNKIVVSPPIWFNDGQEYHKKIGILCDDWIKISK; translated from the coding sequence ATGATTATAATTGAAATTTATGGAGGGTTAGGTAATCAATTTTTTCAATATTCTTTTGCGAAAAATTTTGCAATAAAAAATAATTTAGAACTAAAGATTGATTGTTTAACTAATTATAATAATGAGACTTCTATTCTGGAATTTGGATTAAAATATTTTAATATCGATGATAAACTGGCTACGATAGACGATATAAGAAAAGTTAAATATAATAATCCGAATATATTTAATAAAATAAAATATAAATTAAGAAATAAAGAATTGCCGGGTAAGGCATATAAAATATCCCCTCACTGTTTCCATGAAGATCCTGATAATAATAATTTAATCGAATATTTTGATAATTTAAAAATTAAGAAACAAGCTTATATTAGTGGTTTTTTTCAATCTCAAAAATATTTTATAGAAATTGCAGATATAATAAAACAAAATTTAATATTAAAAGACTCTGCGGCAGGTGCTAATTTGGAAATGTTAAATAGAATCAAATCTTCTAATTCTATTAGTTTGCATATTAGAAGAACTGATTATTTGAACAAAGAAACTCTTTATTTATGGGGTAATATTTGTACTGATGAATATTATAAAAATGCTATTAAATATATTAGCCAAAAAGTTGATAATCCTACTTTTTTTGTTTTTTCAGATGATATAGAATATTGCAAAAATAATATAAATCCGGGATTTGAAACGGTTTTTGTAGATATAAATAACGATATAACTGCTCATGAAGATATGAGACTAATGAGTAATTGCAAGCATAATATAATAGCTAATAGTACTTTTAGCTGGTGGGGGACTTGGTTAAACTCTAACCCTAATAAAATAGTGGTTTCGCCGCCAATTTGGTTTAATGACGGACAAGAATATCATAAAAAAATTGGCATCCTTTGTGATGATTGGATAAAAATATCCAAATAA